Within the Polymorphobacter megasporae genome, the region GCTCGGCGGGCGGCCCGTCTGGGCAGCAGCGGCGGGGCTGATCCTCGTTGCCTATGTCGTGATCTTCGCTGGCCAGTATGTAGCGACCAACGATCCGCAGTGGCTCGCGCACGCGGTGATGCTCGGCGGGGTCGCCACCCTGCTCGCAAGCCTGCGGCCGCTCCGAATTCCGGGGATTGCAGCGGCGGCGGCGCTGGTCGTCGCGGCGCTGTTCATCAAGCACAACCTTCTTGCCCTGCCCGCAGCGGCGACGCTGTGGCTGGCGGCGACCGACCGGCGCGCGGCGCTGATCTGGTGCGCCTGCGGAGCCGGTGCCGCGATCATTGCGGCAGCTATCGCTTACACCCTGTTCGGCGACGCGCTGGTCGACAGCGTTCTCCATCACGGCCGGGTCTATGACGTTACGCGGGTGGTCAAGTCGTCGTGGTCGACCGCGCTGATGATGCCGCTGCTCGGCGTCGCGCTGTTGATCCGCTGGCGGCGCAACACCGCGCTCGCCCTGCTGTTCGTCGCGATCGCGCTGCCGTTCGGGCTGGCCCAGCGCGGCGGTGAAGGCGTCAGCTATAATGCGCAGTTCGAGGCGTTGATCGCGCTGTCGATCGCCGCCGGGCTGGCGCTGTCGGAGACGCGCCGGACCGGCGTCGCGCTCGGGGCGGCGTTGCTGCCGGTGACGATCATGCTGCCATTCTATGCGGTTGCGCAGACGATCGCGCTCGACACCCTCGGCGCGCGGACCGCTGCGTGGGGGGCAATCGAAACGCAGATCGCGGCGACACCCGGGCCGGTCGCATGCGAATTGCTCGCCGCCTGCTTCTGGGCGGGGAAGCCATTTGCGTGGGACTTCTTCAACGAAGGCCAGCGTGTCCGGCTCGGCGCGCCGCTCGCCCCGCTCGCGACCCGGATCGCCAGCCACGGCTTTGGCGCGATCGTCCTGACCCGACATCCCGATTTCTTGTCGAGCGATGGCGAACGCCTGCCGCAACCGCTGCCGCGGCTGATCGACGCTGAATATGCCCCCGTCGCGACCGCGCCCGACGACACCGCGTTGCTGCTTCCCCGGAGTAAATCTCGATGACGCTTCATTCGCTCACGACCCAGCGGCAGACGACGCGGCCGGCCCCCGACCTCGGGTCACCGCTCGCGCTCGCGGTGATCGTGCCGACGTTGAACGAGGCGGGCAATATCGCGGCGATGGTCGCGGGGCTCGACCGCGCGCTCGACGGGCTGGCGTGGGAAGCGATCTTCGTCGACGACGATTCGACCGACGGCACCGCCGCTTTGCTCCGCCAGATCGGCGCGTACGACCGCCGTATTCGCGTCATCCAGCGGCTCGGACGGCGCGGCCTCGCCTCGGCGGTAACCGAGGGCGTGCTTGCCACCGCCGCGCCGGTAATCGCGGTGATCGACGGCGACATGCAGCACGACGAGGTGCTGCTCCCCAAGATGTACGAGGCGGTGACCGGCGACGACGGCGGCGGCGGCTGCGACCTCGCGATCGGCAGCCGCTACGTCGACGGCGGCGCGGCATCGGGCTTCACCGGCGTCCGCGAGCTGATCAGCCGCACCGCGACGCGGGTGACCAACGCGACGCTCCGGACGACGATCGCCGACCCGATGAGCGGCTTCTTTGCCGTGCGCCACGACGCGTTCATGGCGAGCGCGCCACACCTGTCGAACATCGGTTTCAAGATCCTGATGGACGTTGTCGCGTCGAGCCCCGCACCGCTGGCGATCCGCGAGATCCCCTATACCTTCCGCCCGCGCCATGCCGGCACGAGCAAACTCGACCCGCGCGTCGCGCACGAATTTTTTGTCCTGCTCCTCGAGAAGATGCTCGGCCGCTATGTGCCGGTGCGCTTCCTGATGTTCGCCGGGGCCGGGCTTTTCGGACTGGCGATCAATTTGATGGTGATCGGGAGCCTGTTCCGTCACGCGGGCATCTCGTTCGCGGTCGCGCTGCCGGCGGGCGTGATCGCGGCGATGGCGTTCAACTATCTCCTCGCCAACACGCTGACCTACCGCGACTTGCGCTTGCGCGGGGCAGCGTTCCTGCGCGGCTTCGTCGGCTATGCCGCGGTGTGCGCACCCGGCGCGATCGGCAACATCTTCGTCAGCACGCTGCTGTTCCGCGACGGCTCGACGTGGTGGGTCGCGGCGCTCGCCGGAGCGGTGATCGCGGTGACATGGACCTATGCCGCGACGCTGCTGCTCACCGCAAAGCGCCGCCGCCCCGCTTGAACAGGTGAGATACTGTCTTGCTATGATCATAACATTATGATCATAGCATAGCAGCCGCGAGAGCTGGCTGGACAGGAGACGACCCATGACGTTTCGCATTCATACCCACGGCCGGCTGCAGGAATGGATCGCCGACGCCAATGGCTATTTCGCCGACGCCGGCCTGACCGACTACACGCTCGGCCAGGTCGAATTTGCCAGCTTCGATGCCTCGACGCAGGACGATCCGTCGGGCGCCTACCAGACCTATGAAAAGGGCCGCGACGCGAGCATCAGTTGCGCGTGTCACTGGACGGTCAACATGGCCGCGTCGAACGCGCATGGCCGGTTGTGGGGCGACGCCTATTCGGTCTCGCCGTGCGGCATCTTCGTCCCCGCCGATTCCGCGATCCGCACGCTCGACGACCTTGCCGGCGTGACCGTCGATGTCGGGTATCAGTCGGGCAGCCACTATGCGACGATCCAGGCGCTCGAAACCGCGATGGCGCCCGATCGGATCAAGCTCAACTTCGCCGGGTCGCCCGACCAGCGGCTCGCCCGGCTCGACCGCGGCGAAGCTGCCGCGTCGACCTTGTTCGGCATCCAGCTCTACATCGCCGAGCAGTTGGGCTTTCGCAAGATCGCCGACACCAGCTTCATGATCATCGGCCTGGTGCCCGACGGGGTTGATGCGGATGACGTGAAGAAATACTATGCAGCGCTGCGTCGTGCCCAACACGATATCGACCTGCATCATCAGCAATACGCGCATTTCTATTTGAATGAAGTGCCCGCGATCTACCATGACCGGATCAACGTCGGCGCCTTCGGTCCGGGTGAACGGATCGTCTTCGAGCCCTATTCGCCGGCGATGTACGACAAGACCCACCAGTGGGTCGAAGACCG harbors:
- a CDS encoding glycosyltransferase family 39 protein; this encodes MSAPRTERRLWSRWHTGGALVLAACLAVPVLTIPRHIPLTYNEGWNGYFAARAMAPVLGPLYPAAGELISNNYPPLSFYLIGVAGQLAGDPIVAGRIVALLALLVSGALVVLIVRQLGGRPVWAAAAGLILVAYVVIFAGQYVATNDPQWLAHAVMLGGVATLLASLRPLRIPGIAAAAALVVAALFIKHNLLALPAAATLWLAATDRRAALIWCACGAGAAIIAAAIAYTLFGDALVDSVLHHGRVYDVTRVVKSSWSTALMMPLLGVALLIRWRRNTALALLFVAIALPFGLAQRGGEGVSYNAQFEALIALSIAAGLALSETRRTGVALGAALLPVTIMLPFYAVAQTIALDTLGARTAAWGAIETQIAATPGPVACELLAACFWAGKPFAWDFFNEGQRVRLGAPLAPLATRIASHGFGAIVLTRHPDFLSSDGERLPQPLPRLIDAEYAPVATAPDDTALLLPRSKSR
- a CDS encoding glycosyltransferase family 2 protein — its product is MTLHSLTTQRQTTRPAPDLGSPLALAVIVPTLNEAGNIAAMVAGLDRALDGLAWEAIFVDDDSTDGTAALLRQIGAYDRRIRVIQRLGRRGLASAVTEGVLATAAPVIAVIDGDMQHDEVLLPKMYEAVTGDDGGGGCDLAIGSRYVDGGAASGFTGVRELISRTATRVTNATLRTTIADPMSGFFAVRHDAFMASAPHLSNIGFKILMDVVASSPAPLAIREIPYTFRPRHAGTSKLDPRVAHEFFVLLLEKMLGRYVPVRFLMFAGAGLFGLAINLMVIGSLFRHAGISFAVALPAGVIAAMAFNYLLANTLTYRDLRLRGAAFLRGFVGYAAVCAPGAIGNIFVSTLLFRDGSTWWVAALAGAVIAVTWTYAATLLLTAKRRRPA
- a CDS encoding ABC transporter substrate-binding protein; protein product: MTFRIHTHGRLQEWIADANGYFADAGLTDYTLGQVEFASFDASTQDDPSGAYQTYEKGRDASISCACHWTVNMAASNAHGRLWGDAYSVSPCGIFVPADSAIRTLDDLAGVTVDVGYQSGSHYATIQALETAMAPDRIKLNFAGSPDQRLARLDRGEAAASTLFGIQLYIAEQLGFRKIADTSFMIIGLVPDGVDADDVKKYYAALRRAQHDIDLHHQQYAHFYLNEVPAIYHDRINVGAFGPGERIVFEPYSPAMYDKTHQWVEDRAIFDDAKIGQASYAAAALSAG